One genomic segment of Cottoperca gobio chromosome 21, fCotGob3.1, whole genome shotgun sequence includes these proteins:
- the LOC115026523 gene encoding LOW QUALITY PROTEIN: sacsin-like (The sequence of the model RefSeq protein was modified relative to this genomic sequence to represent the inferred CDS: deleted 2 bases in 2 codons): protein MLKWIPCAKPGNDKKLCNDKSQTSCFFCPDEIRHSVYEDIVEHVMPLVRKFSDSISNQLGLKRLPPPEKVIDNLFILKSKAQKMTDPDTNVDFKRKLHSIYKHMQDHTSEFSTKMNKDTHWLWSHNQFVSPQDLVLDYPRNLDLSSYIGKVPNEFLPYKKLLLEFGLRMLLSDEEIIGILHSIQQTIEGRQQPFASSSEVKVSIEILNWLWKEKKTVHDDIPVPVIIRGEQHTLKPLSTAVFCDVSRNGLEEYSQEEIHVIHEEIPKAAAEWFNIRFLSTYILDPELVGIEQYGQSEPITTRIKNILKEYDEESDLFKELIQNAEDAGAEACKFLVDFRVHKDAPESLIDPDMTLCQGPCLWAYNNEKFKAEDWKNIVRVGSASKENMVEKIGKFGLGFNTVYHVTDVPSILSGNSLLILDPNVTHLKKHIKHKTNPGIKLDLSQKRLFHWFPGQFGPYERIFDCNFSSQSLPEPYPGTLIKLPFRTEEEALKSEICEKVYHKHDIITFQQHFTTNSQTHLLFLKNINTLSLQSISNNGSTPPRDNEIETVFNVSKTTLSTMSIPDETIVSMQHQAKKALMKLDGKCKEVIDCCTVNIVQITSKQSGVTEVQSWLLCNCFGTHQSLQMALQENKQAKFSLPIGGIAVLLQNDPGTGKLASLQTDLVGQAFCFLPLSINTGLPVNVNGTFAVTSNRKGLWESGEKHDWNKALLQDPVVTAYVTALLALKKMSENKQLETYCYHTFWPDREKVSETFKPLVDALYTAIAQHSIGPELFSDGEHWCSMNSAIFLHESIQKDNDISALAVQVCKKHAKAPNHVVPLPLWLRNSFKQSGLEEAIQNRTWNWEKFYQKAVFNNLDTMDPKSRDTLVLHAIDLNIKEIDKLLVCYPCIPTKGGELQHISKLVNPSGKVACLFEPDEGRLLGGTKNDFCSPKRITRLLELGMENDHLPLKDITEKAGTIPKTWKTDKKKACGHLNCLLELMKNHMNDKDSLQWETLRMTTFLPAFSPGDTTMERDVTLRRPIDIFSDKCSPLVNMTHHVLDHTNLKIHNTDPVLHILGVQDSPGSEKVLQQLQEACEQSQYIDPSMLHKIAYECYKFLNQLLSDSGDSTFISQRANSFPFILVGGTFINVNLVAENEQFEAKPYLYVLPTAFDGFRRLWESVGVAKSFTTSQFLTVLQELHSQHGSKILPKNDLSICLTILKRGIYEAKDKTTIDCLIPNEHGVLQPASEMFYNDSPWMSVAPGVTLCHENIPRVMARHFGIKTTRHHTLQNHIVENISPFAFQFEQQEQLTVRIKNIISAYPSKKDILKELIQNADDAEATEIHFVWDKRQHGIKKTFGKKWNQLQGPALCVFNNKLFSGADLAGIQQLGEGGKHNSPGKIGKYGVGFNSVYHLTDCPSILTGDELLCISDPNQKYIESHSDKPPAGIGYKLADTFKNMYMDVYNSFLPEKFSLKEGTMFRLPLRMGTMANSSKISQQGVTDHDMEELCSALSEDPEGLILFLKNICKIAVHEINEQSGKLETIFMVEKSLPQKYRERKDAFVKLQQNALQSDKPNTPDKVIYGTQIKTSDKRQTEWIIAEQFGTFKNSSDGELTPSEKLPQAAIAARVNSCLDRAPSSPMDFKGEAFCSLPLPGKTGLPVHVNANFEVDSARRSLWKADGQSLKSNWNESLKQNVIAPLYADLLQYFSLINANKKATRESIKSFYLCFWPTVSTDVGKDWHEMIHEVYRSIKERGLDVIPVLRSSTRIIAGRELKQHSFDWCNVREAETTKTPYLTHSEMDDIKINPILEDLGMTLVPCFMQNVWRSFRSAGIEVKDVNPSTVQTFLRETTLNDPTQTDKDLPLPITATLIRDGTRCSELLSFCLKDLKKIPMDNSISLNGLPLLLTSDKVLRVFNSKTPKLISNYDSLFHWLQEQFADFQTNKDNSPVLQTLNLVKCLTVPCAAEYLKPLIQQLLQKCEVDPQSGLHVPNETMLRWLTLLWKFLVSQINPGTSRDDDQSLTLSDVKQLFNDCCILPVVCPRLNNKHFLQTMKDMPSVIQLASEREISGILFKLGFLKLDNKFFSDVLLGRQEGLLLYPELLDVNDKSSVLDQVYNVKHSEFSQLSIAEMKELQCFLQSGVSKSKDKQVYQSKLKSLPLFETIHGERVRIDGPKQVFILISTYSKTFPDLFLLPDSNIIFLQNSQENLSLPETLNIKTLTDLDYFMRFILPIVHTLTEMQMIDCLKLLLSPLFHYLKYKEKIISSMKTVKLIRSSQGRLEMASYYFDESVELYKEMLPQERFVPERFWTELCERELQTKGPQLLIELGMKHVVSKQEIIGFAHQLESDAKGNGQLKELKRKSSLIFKAALNIVSDNKEESLLKSIADIKFIFPVTIQDELCKYHQPFAAERTAVTIRGSLMDGDPKHQELIWSSMPIIHLPVYKSQKLLKMMNNAGVHEQPPSHCVTSNMSNICQSPCETDKLIKTRANVFRSAYAYLQANGFEGPLLAGLPVVLVEKDNELVRPDDTSFSLPNDHEFRPYLYQISPKDIIFQEFFKKIGVNDKPTAVQYCNVLEAVHADSCDKLQLNPNQQITVKRAVEQFFTLIKTQGNRSPIDDVETLYLPAVDGKLYPSCTLYYNDTAFETKRLEEALEKKFLLLEKLSECHLDKDKYAHHRLLQLLPQNLRPKMLTEFTEEKVVESHMQLCELETDCEFRGWFDKHLSSGAFTHGLICLIRDKSEGQITQEYATDMCKKTFGSIQIVCCKSLKTEIWVNKQPLNRTASKTDVFVKRGQQGCIFYLKHNNDLDPMVISDINMTLTMEINALLGNILQSSHLPVLGHLLMCNSLQDVLQTLAKKGIQDSGETKSFLLNPPAPGTEIPEEWHDSLDMNVLNNFEEGEYVGYSTNDKYIYAVIVEELPGHSGPYSRRYKIEIGEDEPIEVSCIDLYQFKRQKKPEPKGRTCTSSESSCMELVPLAGALPHSTKPSTTSSSSTRSSPASIEEAKMEIDKCLTEIWTLPEEEKHKAIKRLYLRWHPDKNPDCQLLATEAFKYLQNRIDELSKGKGKNTGSSYSSGNSNYSNFYQSWNQEARHHRNGRDRFSRGNHSYNFWTHNENVPRPDKEEAQRWCRQARCDLTAAYKDVGGASTEWCLFKVHQAVEKSLTAAKYKKDGQHPTSCSISALAARVSLYNLQLRVLPQIVENLKKLGVDDKKTQYPNCHPFPHIPNEQFKSENELLALDKAAELLSKVEAFVN, encoded by the exons ATGCTAAAATGGATCCCATGTGCTAAACCTGGTAATGACAAAAAACTCTGCAATGACAAGTCTCAGACGAGCTGTTTCTTCTGCCCTGATGAAATAAGACATTCTGTGTACGAGGACATTGTTGAGCATGTAATGCCTCTGGTGAGAAAGTTCAGTGACAGCATTAGCAACCAACTTGGTCTCAAACGCCTACCCCCACCTGAAAAGGTGATAGACAATTTGTTCATCTTGAAATCAAAAGCACAGAAAATGACTGATCCTGACACAAATGTGGATTTCAAAAGGAAGTTGCATAGCatttacaaacacatgcaagACCACACCTCTGAATTTTCAACAAAGATGAACAAGGACACACACTGGCTGTGGAGCCACAACCAGTTTGTATCACCACAAGATCTGGTTCTAGACTACCCACGTAATCTTGACCTGAGCTCTTACATTGGGAAGGTGCCAAATGAATTTCTGCCTTACAAGAAGTTACTCCTGGAGTTTGGTCTGAGAATGTTGCTTTCAGATGAAGAGATTATTGGCATTCTTCATTCTATCCAGCAAACCATTGAAGGAAGGCAACAGCCATTTGCAAGTTCCTCTGAGGTAAAAGTGTCAATAGAAATTCTTAACTGGCtgtggaaagagaagaagacggTTCACGATGACATCCCAGTGCCAGTCATCATAAGAGGTGAACAACATACCCTTAAACCACTGTCAACAGCAGTCTTCTGTGATGTGAGCAGAAATGGGTTGGAAGAGTACAGCCAGGAGGAAATTCATGTTATACATGAGGAAATCCCAAAAGCAGCTGCTGAATGGTTTAACATCCGATTTCTCAGTACTTACATCCTTGATCCAGAGTTAGTGGGAATAGAACAGTATGGACAATCTGAACCGATAACAACGAGGATTAAAAACATCCTTAAGGAGtatgatgaggaaagtgacctCTTCAAAGAGCTCATTCAAAATGCAGAGGATGCTGGCGCAGAAGCCTGCAAATTCTTGGTGGATTTCAGAGTGCACAAAGATGCCCCTGAAAGTCTCATTGACCCTGACATGACCCTTTGTCAGGGACCTTGCCTTTGGGCATATAATAATGAGAAATTCAAAGCTGAGGATTGGAAAAATATTGTCAGAGTTGGCTCTGCCTCCAAGGAAAACATGGTGGAAAAAATTGGAAAGTTTGGACTTGGATTCAATACTGTGTATCATGTAACAGATGTTCCTTCTATCCTCAGTGGCAACAGTCTTCTCATACTTGATCCAAATGTAACTCACCTCAAGAAGCACatcaaacataaaacaaatcctGGAATCAAGCTGGATCTCTCTCAGAAACGACTTTTCCATTGGTTTCCTGGTCAATTTGGACCATATGAACGCATTTTTGATTGCAATTTCAGCAGCCAAAGTCTCCCTGAACCCTATCCAGGTACTCTGATCAAACTACCTTTTCGAACTGAAGAAGAGGCTCTCAAGTCAGAAATATGTGAAAAGGTGTATCACAAACACGATATTATCACTTTTCAACAGCACTTCACTACCaattcacaaacacacctgctgttTTTGaagaacataaatacattatctTTACAAAGTATCTCAAACAATGGATCAACTCCACCAAGAGATAACGAAATAGAAACCGTCTTCAATGTCTCCAAAACCACTCTGAGTACAATGAGTATTCCTGATGAAACCATCGTGTCTATGCAGCATCAAGCCAAGAAAGCATTGATGAAACTTGATGGGAAATGCAAAGAGGTCATTGACTGCTGCACAGTCAACATTGTCCAAATCACCAGTAAGCAATCTGGTGTAACTGAAGTCCAGTCCTGGCTCCTGTGCAACTGCTTTGGGACACATCAGTCTTTGCAAATGGCCCTTCAAGAAAACAAGCAAGCCAAGTTCTCTTTGCCCATCGGGGGGATTGCTGTGCTTTTGCAAAATGATCCAGGAACTGGAAAACTGGCTTCATTACAAACAGATCTTGTTGGACAGGCATTTTGCTTCCTTCCCCTTTCCATTAACACAGGTCTTCCAGTCAATGTAAATGGAACATTTGCTGTGACGAGCAACCGAAAAGGTCTGTGGGAGAGTGGAGAGAAACATGACTGGAACAAAGCCCTACTTCAGGATCCTGTAGTGACGGCATATGTTACTGCACTTTTGGCACTAaagaaaatgtctgaaaacaaGCAACTAGAAACGTACTGCTATCACACCTTTTGGCCCGATAGAGAGAAAGTAAGTGAAACTTTCAAGCCTTTGGTTGATGCATTGTACACCGCCATTGCTCAGCACTCCATTGGCCCTGAGCTCTTTAGTGATGGAGAACATTGGTGCTCAATGAACAGTGCCATATTTCTACACGAGAGCATCCAAAAGGATAACGACATCAGTGCACTTGCAGTGCAGGTTTGCAAGAAACATGCAAAAGCACCCAACCATGTTGTTCCTCTTCCACTGTGGTTGAGAAATAGCTTCAAACAGTCTGGCCTAGAGGAGGCTATACAAAACAGAACATGGAACTGGGAAAAGTTTTACCAAAAAGCTGTGTTTAACAACCTTGATACCATGGACCCTAAGAGTAGAGATACTCTTGTGCTGCATGCTATTGACCTTAATATCAAAGAAATTGACAAACTACTGGTCTGCTATCCATGCATTCCCACAAAAGGTGGAGAGCTCCAGCATATCAGCAAACTTGTGAATCCATCAGGGAAAGTGGCCTGTCTTTTTGAACCAGACGAAGGACGCTTGCTTGGTGGTACCAAAAATGACTTTTGCTCCCCCAAAAGGATTACACGCTTGTTGGAACTTGGAATGGAAAATGATCATCTCCCATTGAAAGACATCACAGAGAAAGCAGGAACAATCCCCAAGACCTGGAAAACTGACAAAAAGAAAGCATGTGGGCATTTGAATTGTCTTCTTGAACTTATGAAGAATCACATGAATGACAAAGACTCTCTCCAATGGGAAACACTGAGGATGACAACATTTCTCCCAGCATTTTCCCCTGGTGACACAACAATGGAAAGAGATGTCACACTTAGAAGGCCCATTGATATTTTTAGTGACAAATGCTCCCCACTTGTTAACATGACACATCACGTGCTGGATCATACTAATCTGAAAATACACAACACTGATCCAGTCCTGCACATTTTGGGAGTTCAGGACAGTCCAGGGTCTGAGAAAGTGCTTCAGCAACTGCAAGAAGCATGTGAGCAATCTCAATACATTGACCCATCCATGCTTCACAAGATAGCATATGAATGCTATAAATTTCTGAATCAGTTGCTCAGTGATTCTGGGGATTCAACTTTCATTTCACAGAGGGCAAATTCATTCCCATTCATTCTTGTTGGCggtacatttataaatgtgaaCCTTGTTGCGGAAAATGAGCAATTTGAAGCAAAACCTTATCTCTATGTACTTCCAACTGCCTTTGATGGTTTCAGGAGACTCTGGGAAAGTGTAGGTGTTGCAAAATCTTTTACAACCAGTCAGTTTCTAACTGTGCTCCAGGAATTACACTCTCAACATGGTAGCAAGATCCTGCCAAAGAATGACCTATCAATTTGCCTCACAATTCTAAAAAGAGGGATATATGAGGCCAAAGATAAAACAACCATTGACTGCCTGATACCCAATGAACATGGTGTTTTACAACCTGCAAGTGAGATGTTTTACAATGACAGCCCATGGATGTCAGTCGCTCCAGGTGTCACATTGTGTCACGAGAATATCCCACGTGTTATGGCTCGCCACTTTGGAATCAAAACTACCAGGCATCATACCCTGCAAAACCACATAGTTGAGAACATTTCACCATTTGCTTTTCAGTTTGAACAGCAGGAACAACTAACTGTTcgaattaaaaacataatttcagcTTATCCATCAAAGAAGGATATCCTTAAAGAGCTTATCCAAAATGCTGATGATGCGGAGGCCACAGAAATTCACTTTGTTTGGGACAAACGACAGCatggcataaaaaaaacatttgggaaGAAATGGAACCAACTGCAGGGACCCgcactgtgtgtgttcaacaACAAATTGTTTTCTGGTGCTGACCTGGCCGGCATTCAACAGCTGGGAGAAGGAGGAAAGCACAACTCCCCAGGGAAGATAGGAAAATACGGAGTAGGATTCAATTCTGTTTACCATCTGACTGACTGCCCCTCAATCCTCACTGGAGATGAACTGCTCTGCATTTCTGATCCCAATCAAAAATACATTGAAAGTCATTCAGACAAGCCACCAGCTGGCATTGGCTATAAACTAGCTGACACTTTCAAGAACATGTACATGGATGTCTACAATTCCTTTCTTCCAGAGAAATTTTCTCTTAAAGAAGGCACTATGTTCAGATTACCTTTAAGGATGGGTACCATGGCAAACAGCTCTAAAATATCACAGCAGGGAGTCACTGACCATGACATGGAAGAACTATGTTCTGCACTCTCTGAAGATCCTGAAGGACTAATTCTGTTTCTgaaaaacatctgcaaaatAGCAGTCCATGAAATCAATGAACAATCAGGGAAACTTGAAACCATCTTCATGGTTGAAAAAAGTCTACCACAGAaatacagagaaagaaaagatgctTTTGTAAAACTTCAACAAAATGCACTGCAATCTGACAAACCAAATACACCAGACAAGGTCATTTATGGAACCCAAATTAAAACTTCTGATAAAAGACAAACTGAATGGATCATTGCAGAACAGTTTGGCACATTCAAAAACAGTAGTGATGGTGAGCTAACACCATCAGAAAAACTTCCCCAAGCAGCAATAGCGGCTCGTGTGAACTCGTGTTTAGATCGAGCACCATCCAGCCCTATGGATTTTAAAGGAGAAGCATTTTGTTCACTTCCTTTGCCAGGAAAAACTGGACTGCCAGTGCATGTCAATGCAAACTTTGAGGTAGATTCTGCCAGGAGAAGCCTTTGGAAAGCAGATGGGCAAAGTCTCAAATCTAACTGGAATGAATCTCTGAAACAGAATGTCATTGCTCCACTTTATGCCGATCTCCTTCAGTACTTCAGCCTTATCAATGCAAACAAGAAAGCCACTAGGGAAAGTATTAAGTCATTTTACTTGTGTTTTTGGCCAACTGTGTCCACAGATGTTGGCAAGGACTGGCATGAAATGATACATGAGGTATACAGATCAATCAAAGAAAGAGGCCTTGATGTGATTCCAGTGTTGAGGAGTTCAACACGCATAATCGCAGGCCGAGAATTAAAGCAGCACTCATTTGACTGGTGTAATGTCAGAGAAGCTGAAACAACTAAGACACCTTATCTGACACACTCAGAAATGGACGATATAAAGATAAATCCTATTTTGGAAGATCTTGGAATGACATTGGTTCCTTGTTTCATGCAAAACGTTTGGAGAAGTTTCAGATCTGCAGGCATTGAAGTGAAAGATGTGAATCCTTCAACTGTGCAGACTTTCCTGAGAGAAACAACCCTCAATGATCCAACCCAAACAGACAAGGATTTACCCCTGCCCATAACTGCTACTCTGATCAGAGATGGAACAAGATGTTCTGAGCTCTTGAGTTTCTGCTTAAAAGACTTGAAAAAGATCCCCATGGACAATTCCATTTCACTCAATGGACTTCCACTTCTGCTCACAAGCGATAAAGTTTTGAGAGTGTTTAACTCCAAAACTCCCAAGCTGATATCAAACTATGACTCCCTGTTCCATTGGCTACAA GAACAGTTTGCAGACTTTCAGACCAACAAAGACAACAGTCCTGTTCTACAAACTTTAAACCTTGTCAAATGTTTGACAGTTCCCTGTGCAGCGGAATATCTGAAACCGTTAATTCAGCAGCTTCTTCAGAAATGTGAAGTTGATCCACAAAGTGGTCTTCATGTCCCAAACGAGACAATGTTGAGGTGGTTGACATTACTTTGGAAATTCTTAGTAAGTCAAATTAATCCTGGAACATCTAGGGATGATGATCAAAGTCTGACATTAAGTGATGTGAAGCAGCTCTTCAACGACTGCTGCATTTTACCTGTTGTGTGTCCAAGGTTGAACAACAAGCACTTCCTGCAAACAATGAAAGACATGCCGAGTGTGATTCAG TTGGCCTCAGAAAGGGAAATATCAGGCATCCTTTTTAAACTTGGTTTTCTGAAGCTTGACAATAAATTCTTCTCTGACGTACTTTTAGGCCGACAGGAAGGTTTACTTCTATACCCTGAACTTCTGGATGTGAATGATAAAAGCTCTGTGTTGGACCAGGTCTACAACGTTAAACATTCAGAGTTTTCCCAGCTTTCAATTGCTGAGATGAAAGAGCTTCAGTGTTTCCTGCAGTCTGGAGTATCCAAGTCCAAAGACAAACAAGTTTATCAAAGTAAGCTCAAATCCTTGCCATTATTTGAGACAATACATGGTGAACGAGTGAGAATTGATGGACCTAAACAGGTATTTATCCTCATCAGCACATATTCAAAGACCTTTCCAGATTTGTTCCTCCTGCCTGACAGCAACAtcatttttctccaaaacagtCAAGAGAACTTAAGTCTGCCAGAAACATTGAACATCAAAACCCTGACTGATTTGGACTATTTCATGAGGTTCATTCTGCCCAttgttcacacactcacagaaatgCAGATGATTGACTGCCTCAAACTGTTACTGTCACCACTTTTCCATTATCTTAAGTATAAGGAAAAAATCATCTCCTCAATGAAAACAGTGAAATTGATTCGCAGTTCTCAAGGCAGATTGGAGATGGCATCATACTACTTTGATGAGAGTGTGGAGCTATACAAGGAAATGTTGCCCCAAGAGAGATTTGTGCCTGAGAGATTTTGGACTGAGTTGTGTGAAAGAGAGCTACAAACAAAAGGACCACAGTTACTGATAGAACTTGGAATGAAGCATGTTGTGTCAAAACAAGAGATAATAGGTTTTGCACACCAGTTAGAATCAGACGCAAAAGGAAACGGTCAACTTAAAGAGTTGAAACGGAAATCATCATTAATATTCAAAGCAGCCTTGAATATAGTGAGTGACAACAAAGAGGAAAGCCTTCTGAAGAGCATTGCTGACATCAAGTTCATTTTTCCCGTGACAATTCAAGATGAACTGTGCAAATATCACCAACCATTTGCTGCTGAGAGAACTGCTGTTACAATCAGGGGATCTTTGATGGATGGTGATCCTAAGCATCAAGAACTAATTTGGTCCTCAATGCCAATCATACATCTACCTGTTTATAAGTCACAGAAGCTCCTGAAAATGATGAATAATGCAGGAGTGCATGAGCAACCACCTTCACACTGTGTAACCAGTAACATGAGCAACATCTGTCAGTCACCCTGTGAAACTGACAAGTTGATCAAAACCCGCGCTAATGTGTTTCGAAGTGCATATGCCTACCTGCAAGCAAATGGGTTTGAAGGCCCGCTCTTGGCTGGTCTTCCTGTTGTGTTGGTTGAAAAAGACAACGAACTTGTAAGGCCTGATGATACGTCTTTTTCACTCCCCAATGACCATGAGTTCAGACCGTATTTGTACCAAATCTCTCCAAAGGATATCATTTTCCAAGAGTTCTTCAAGAAAATTGGAGTTAACGACAAACCTACTGCAGTGCAGTATTGTAATGTTCTGGAGGCCGTTCATGCAGATTCCTGTGATAAACTCCAACTAAACCCAAACCAACAGATAACAGTGAAACGCGCTGTTGAGCAGTTTTTTACGTTAATCAAAACTCAAGGAAACCGGTCCCCTATTGACGATGTAGAGACTTTGTATCTTCCTGCTGTAGATGGTAAATTATACCCATCATGCACACTCTACTACAATGATACAGCGTTTGAGACCAAAAGGTTAGAAGAAGCGCTGGAGAAAAAGTTCCTGTTGCTGGAGAAACTCAGTGAATGTCATTTAGATAAGGACAAATATGCTCATCATCGGTTGCTGCAATTGCTGCCTCAGAATTTGAGGCCTAAAATGCTGACTGAATTCACTGAGGAGAAAGTAGTGGAATCACACATGCAGCTTTGTGAGCTCGAGACTGACTGTGAGTTTAGAGGATGGTTTGACAAACATCTGTCCTCTGGAGCATTTACACATGGACTAATCTGTCTTATCAGAGACAAGTCTGAGGGACAAATAACACAAGAATATGCTACTGACATGTGCAAGAAGACTTTTGGCAGTATTCAGATTGTCTGCTGCAAAAGTCTGAAAACTGAGATTTGGGTGAATAAACAGCCACTAAACCGAACTGCCTCTAaaactgatgtttttgtcaaacGAGGGCAACAAGGTTGCATCTTTTACTTGAAACACAACAATGACTTGGATCCCATGGTGATAAGTGACATCAATATGACTTTGACAATGGAGATTAATGCTCTTTTAGGCAACATATTGCAATCAAGTCACCTCCCAGTCCTTGGACACCTTCTCATGTGTAACAGTCTGCAAGATGTTCTGCAAACTCTGGCTAAGAAAGGGATCCAAGACAGTGGTGAAACTAAGAGCTTCCTCCTCAATCCACCAGCCCCGGGAACAGAAATTCCAGAGGAATGGCATGATTCCTTAGACATGAACGTCCTCAATAACTTTGAAGAGGGAGAATATGTTGGCTACAGCACTAACGACAAGTATATCTATGCAGTCATTGTTGAAGAACTGCCTGGGCACTCAGGACCATATTCACGGAGATACAAAATAGAAATTGGAGAAGATGAGCCAATTGAAGTCAGTTGTATTGACCTGTATCagtttaaaagacaaaagaagccAGAACCTAAAGGGAGGACATGCACATCTTCTGAATCTTCTTGCATGGAGCTGGTGCCACTAGCAGGAGCTTTGCCACATTCTACCAAACCATCAACTACAAGTTCCTCATCCACGAGATCCTCACCAGCCTCTATTGAGGAAGCAAAAATGGAAATTGACAAATGTCTGACAGAGATCTGGACTCTTCCTGAGGAGGAGAAGCATAAAGCCATCAAACGACTGTACCTTAGATGGCATCCTGACAAAAACCCCGACTGCCAACTTCTCGCCACCGAGGCATTCAAATACTTGCAGAATAGAATTGATGAGCTCAGCAAAGGGAAAGGCAAAAATACAGGCTCGTCATATTCAAGCGGAAATTCAAATTACAGCAACTTCTATCAGAGCTGGAATCAGGAGGCCAGGCATCACAGAAATGGCCGAGACAGATTCTCTAGAGGCAACCATTCCTACAATTTTTGGACCCATAATGAAAATGTCCCAAGGCCAGACAAAGAGGAGGCCCAGCGCTGGTGTAGGCAAGCTCGCTGTGATCTCACTGCAGCTTACAAAGATGTTGGTGGCGCAAGTACAGAGTGGTGTCTGTTCAAAGTCCATCAAGCAGTGGAAAAGTCTCTCACAGCTGCAAAGTATAAAAAAGATGGTCAGCATCCCACCAGCTGCTCCATTTCAGCCCTTGCAGCACGAGTTTCCCTCTACAACCTCCAACTCAGAGTTCTGCCTCAAATTGTGGAGAATCTGAAGAAGCTTGGCGTGGACGACAAAAAAACTCAGTATCCAAACTGCCATCCATTTCCCCATATTCCAAATGAACAGTTCAAATCAGAGAATGAATTGTTAGCACTGGACAAGGCAGCTGAGCTTCTCAGTAAAGTAGAGGCTTTTGTAAATTAG